One Pseudomonas tolaasii NCPPB 2192 genomic window carries:
- a CDS encoding type II toxin-antitoxin system HicA family toxin: MSKNEKLLAKLLNAQMAFTWPELVTLLLRLGYTQIEGAGSRVKFDIGDPSAMITLHKPHPGNELKHYIRRQIIEQLKSGELIQ, from the coding sequence GTGTCCAAAAATGAAAAGCTGCTGGCCAAATTGCTCAATGCGCAAATGGCATTCACCTGGCCCGAGCTGGTAACGCTTCTGCTCCGACTGGGTTACACACAAATTGAGGGGGCAGGAAGCCGGGTCAAGTTCGACATCGGCGACCCCAGTGCAATGATCACACTGCACAAGCCCCACCCTGGCAACGAACTGAAACACTACATTCGGCGCCAGATCATCGAACAATTGAAATCAGGAGAACTGATTCAGTGA